The Thermacetogenium phaeum DSM 12270 genome segment AGAAGGAGCTGCCGGGGAGGATAGAGACCGGCGTCGTCTTCGATCAGGCCGATTTTATCAGGACCTCCATCAACACCGTGGTCGAACACGCCCTCCAGGGGGCGCTCCTGGCCGTCCTGGTCATCTTCCTCTTTCTCCGCAGCTTCCGCAGCACGGTGATCATCGGGCTTTCCATCCCCATTTCCATCATCGCCACCTTCGTCATGATGTACTTCGGGGGGCTTACCCTGAACATTCTCTCCCTGGGCGGGCTGGCCATGGGAGTGGGGATGATCGTGGACGACTCCATTGTGGTTCTGGAAGTCATTTACCGCTACCGGGAGGCGGGAGCCTCCCCCTGGGAGGCGGCCACGGCCGGGGCGCAGGAGGTGGCCATGGCCGTCACCGCCTCCACCCTCACCAACGTGATCATCTTCTTACCGGTGGTCTTCGTCCAGGGGATCGCCTCCCAGATCTTCCGGGATCTGGCCCTGACCGTCTCCTTCGCCCTGCTGGCCTCCCTCCTGGTGGCCCTGACCGTGGTTCCCGTCCTGGCCTACCGCCTGGTGCGGGTGGCCGGCGTGGAGAAGGAGCCGCGCACTCCGCTCGGGCGCCTCAGCTTCTCCCTCGGGCGGTTCTTTGAGGGTATGAACGCCTCCTACCGCCGCCTGCTGGAATGGGCGCTCGGACACCGGAAGGCGGTGCTGGGCGGCACCGCCCTCCTCTTCGTCATCTCCCTCGGCCTGTCCCCGGTGATCGGCGCCGAGTTCTTCCCCTACGTGGATACCGGGGAAATCTCCATTAACGTGAAAATGCCCCGGGGCACCGGGCTGGAGGAGACGGGTCGCGTCGCCGGGCAGGTTGAGGAGATCTGCGGCAGCCTGCCGGAGGTTAAGACCACCTTTTCCAGCGTCGGCGCTTCTTCCGGGATGGAGTTCTTCCAGGGTGCCTCCGCCGACCGCGCCTCGATACGGGTGAAGCTCACCCCCCGCCGGGAGCGCAGCCGCAGCACCTCCGAGCTGGTCGAGGAATTGCGGGGGAGGCTGGAAGGGATCCCCGGCGCCGAGATCGAGGTCGATGAGAGCCAGGCGGTGAGCATGGGGACCGCCCCCATCAGCATTACCCTGGAGGGGGACGACCTGGAGGTGCTGAAGGCCGAGGCCGAAAAGATCGCCGCTATCGTGGAGCAGGTTCCCGGCACCAGCAACGTCTCCACCTCCCTGGAGGAGGGCAAGCAGGAGATCGAAGTCCGGTTGAAGAGGGAAGAGGCGGCATCCTACGGTTTGGGCACAGCCCAGGTGGCCCAGGTGCTGCGCACCGCCATCTCCGGCCAGGTGGTGACCACCTACCGCGGTGAGGGGGAGGAGATCGACCTCAGGCTGCGGCTCGACCCCGGGGCGATCCAGAGCCTGGATGACCTGGGCGCCCTCACCGTCCTCACGCCCACCGGAGCACAGGTACCTCTGCGGGAGGTGGCGGAGCTCAACTGGAAGGAGAGCCCGGTCGTCGTGAGCAGGGAGAACCAGACCCGGGCCTGCTACATCACCGCCGACCTCCGGGGCCGGCCGCTGGGGAGCGTCATGGAGGACATCCAGAACCGCCTCAAGGGCCATCCACTCCCGGCGGGATACCGCATCACCTACGGCGGTGAGTTCCAGGAGATGACGGAGGCCTTCGGGAGCCTGGCGCTGGCCCTGGTGCTGGGGATCCTCCTGGTTTACATGGTGATGGCCTCCCAGTTTGAATCCCTCTCCCATCCCTTCGTCATCATGTTCACCATACCCCTGGCCTTCATCGGGGTGGTGGCGGCCTTCGTCTTAACGGGGAAGACCTTCAGCATCCCGGCCTTTATCGGGGTGATCATGCTGGCGGGGATCGTGGTCAAGAACGGGATCGTCCTGGTGGACTACATCAACACCCTGCGGCGCCGGGGGGTGAGCCGCCGTGAGGCGATCCTCAGGGCCGGCCCCATCAGGCTGCGTCCGGTGCTCATGACCGCCCTCACCGCCATCTTCGGGATGGTTCCCCTGGCCCTGGGCTTTGGGGAGGGCGGGGAGCTGCTCTCTCCTCTGGCGGTCGGGGTCATCGGCGGGCTGACCGTGGCCACCTTCCTGACGCTGGTGGTGGTTCCGGTGATGTACACCCTGGTGGAGGACCTGGTGGAAAAACTGGTGCCGGGCACTGCTGCCAGAAGTTTTCAGCAGGCGCAGTGAGGCCGGGCCGGCGGCGGCCGGTACCCGACCGCTGTTTTGTGCCGCCTGCTCGATAGAAAAGTCCGGGGGCACCGTCTCCGGGATGTCGGCGCTTTGAGAGATATTCAAGATGCGTTGAGGCCGGTAATAAAGCCGGCAGCCGGTATTTTCTCATTCACCGGCGTCCCTTCCGGTATTTATAAGAAAAGGCCGCGGCTGTACGGAGCGGGAGCAAACCGCTGCGGGGATCGTTCCTGACGGGCCTGCGGCCTTGCCCGGCCATTTGGCCGGGCTTGGGAGGAGTCGGTTTTCCTGACGCCGGTTAAAGGGGGCTTGTCTGCTGTGGCTCAGAAAAGGCGCGGATCCATACTGGAAGCGGCGGCGGCCGTCTTTTCCGAGAAGGGGTTTCACGCCGCCACCATGGAGGAGATTGCCGCCCGGGTGGGGATCGGCAAGAGCACCCTCTACGAGTACTTCGAAAGCAAGGAGGACCTCTTCCGGGAGGTGTTGCGCCAGGGGATGGAGAACTACCTGGCGGCCATGCGCGGGCGGCTCAAGCGGCCCTGCACGGTGCGGGACGTCCTCACCGCCGTTGCCGCCGCCCACTTTAATTTCATCATGGAGCACCGCCACCTGGCGCGCATCTTCTCCGACGAGGTCCGGCTGCCGCTGCCCCAAATGCGGGAGTGGCTGCGGCAGCTGCGGGAGCGCAAGCTGGCCATGGTCGCCGGGCTGATCGAGCGGGGCGTTAATGAGGGGGA includes the following:
- a CDS encoding efflux RND transporter permease subunit translates to MNVPELAVRRSVTVLMIVIGVLVLGFLSLSRLSLDLLPDITYPVALVTTDYPGAGPEEIEKSVTRPLEEVLSTLNNVDTITSNSQTGSSMVILRFEWGTDMDQVTIDVREKIDMIRDYLPDGAGDPMVMKMDPNVMPVLQISLSGGRDLAELTRLAEEEIKPRLERLPGAAWVVVTGGRTREVQVLVDPVKLNSYGLSLSQVAQALSAENVGLSAGTMKQGKKELLITTSGEYEDLLQLANTPLTTPGGAVVYLKDISEIKQGYAELTQKTSLNGQPAVGVHVLKQSGANTVQVSRAVQEELTALQKELPGRIETGVVFDQADFIRTSINTVVEHALQGALLAVLVIFLFLRSFRSTVIIGLSIPISIIATFVMMYFGGLTLNILSLGGLAMGVGMIVDDSIVVLEVIYRYREAGASPWEAATAGAQEVAMAVTASTLTNVIIFLPVVFVQGIASQIFRDLALTVSFALLASLLVALTVVPVLAYRLVRVAGVEKEPRTPLGRLSFSLGRFFEGMNASYRRLLEWALGHRKAVLGGTALLFVISLGLSPVIGAEFFPYVDTGEISINVKMPRGTGLEETGRVAGQVEEICGSLPEVKTTFSSVGASSGMEFFQGASADRASIRVKLTPRRERSRSTSELVEELRGRLEGIPGAEIEVDESQAVSMGTAPISITLEGDDLEVLKAEAEKIAAIVEQVPGTSNVSTSLEEGKQEIEVRLKREEAASYGLGTAQVAQVLRTAISGQVVTTYRGEGEEIDLRLRLDPGAIQSLDDLGALTVLTPTGAQVPLREVAELNWKESPVVVSRENQTRACYITADLRGRPLGSVMEDIQNRLKGHPLPAGYRITYGGEFQEMTEAFGSLALALVLGILLVYMVMASQFESLSHPFVIMFTIPLAFIGVVAAFVLTGKTFSIPAFIGVIMLAGIVVKNGIVLVDYINTLRRRGVSRREAILRAGPIRLRPVLMTALTAIFGMVPLALGFGEGGELLSPLAVGVIGGLTVATFLTLVVVPVMYTLVEDLVEKLVPGTAARSFQQAQ
- a CDS encoding TetR/AcrR family transcriptional regulator; its protein translation is MAQKRRGSILEAAAAVFSEKGFHAATMEEIAARVGIGKSTLYEYFESKEDLFREVLRQGMENYLAAMRGRLKRPCTVRDVLTAVAAAHFNFIMEHRHLARIFSDEVRLPLPQMREWLRQLRERKLAMVAGLIERGVNEGEFRPVDARLAAEVFLGALGALCLPLLCGSDEVGAEDGGDDPDRLQERLIRGLEILFEGLLKSRSVPV